In Pararge aegeria chromosome 5, ilParAegt1.1, whole genome shotgun sequence, one DNA window encodes the following:
- the LOC120623916 gene encoding trypsin 5G1-like, with product MKGFLLYLCCLYFIIFIGDVSCKKHDRHDKKMDDKIVGGSEVSIKDFPYQAHLLIETDQGEFICGGSIISNTYILTAAHCLPGANKVSVRVGSANAYEGGDLIESTDIKGHPKYNSKTYDYDVGLIRLESPIEYGETKQPIRLAGRGTNIPARTKTTVSGWGTTSENGEAPELLMAVTVQTLSNTSCRKSYRSLTENMICAGVPQGGKDSCQGDSGGPAVANKQQIGIVSFGYGCARPGFPGVYTRVTSTAIRDWIKENSGHISIDVLCKKQNLDTKANDEKIVGGYVADIKDVPYQARLTIVTDSGAYGCGGSIISQRYVLTAAHCLARAKTVYVRVGSNYADREGALYSATKFWQHPNYNNKTIDNDVGIVSPSIPIQFDTNTKAIKLASKGRNIPAGTEALVSGWGLTSENGKGSDRIMAIRVPTVSNEDCRKSYSLITDNMICAGVPEGGKSTCQGDSGGPALTKYGQIGVVSFGIGCARPGYPGVYARVSSTNIRNWIQNITGI from the exons ATGAAGGGGTTTCTGTTGTATTTGTGTtgcctttattttattatttttatcggag atgtTTCATGCAAAAAACATGATCGACATGATAAAAAGATGGATGATAAAATAGTAGGTGGCTCCGAAGTAAGTATTAAAGATTTTCCATATCAAGCACACCTACTTATCGAAACGGACCAAGGAGAATTTATATGTGGAGGGTCGATTATTAGCAATACCTATATTTTGACGGCAGCTCATTGCTTGCCCGG AGCCAACAAAGTGAGTGTCAGAGTAGGAAGTGCAAATGCTTATGAAGGCGGCGATTTGATAGAATCGACCGACATCAAAGGGCATCCTAAATATAATTCTAAAACTTATGATTATGATGTCGGACTTATTCGTCTTGAATCTCCTATAGAATATGGAGAAACAAAACAACCAATTCGATTAGCTGGTAGAGGAACGAATATTCCTGCGAGGACTAAAACTACAGTTTCTGGATGGGGCACTACAtct GAAAATGGAGAAGCTCCTGAATTATTGATGGCAGTTACAGTGCAAACTTTATCAAATACTAGCTGTCGCAAATCGTATCGATCACTTACAGAAAACATGATTTGCGCTGGTGTTCCTCAAGGGGGAAAAGACTCATGTCAG GGTGATTCTGGAGGGCCAGCAGTGGCAAATAAGCAGCAAATTGGGATAGTATCTTTTGGTTATGGTTGCGCACGTCCAGGATTCCCCGGCGTCTACACAAGAGTAACAAGCACAGCGATCCGGGATTGGATTAAAGAAAACTCTGGA CACATCTCTATCG ATGTCTTGTGTAAGAAACAAAATCTTGATACAAAGGCGAATGATGAGAAAATAGTTGGTGGTTACGTCGCAGATATCAAAGATGTACCATATCAAGCGCGCTTGACTATTGTTACCGATAGCGGTGCATATGGATGCGGAGGATCAATTATAAGCCAGAGATATGTACTGACTGCGGCTCATTGCTTAGCTAG agCTAAAACTGTTTATGTAAGAGTAGGTAGCAACTACGCTGATAGAGAAGGTGCATTGTATTCAGCTACAAAATTCTGGCAACATcctaattacaataataaaactattgataacgACGTGGGTATAGTAAGTCCATCTATTCCTATCCAATTTGACACAAATACGAAGGCAATCAAATTGGCGAGCAAAGGCAGAAATATACCAGCTGGGACCGAAGCTCTTGTTTCTGGATGGGGACTAACATCC GAAAATGGTAAAGGAAGTGACAGAATCATGGCAATTAGAGTGCCTACTGTGTCAAATGAAGACTGCCGCAAATCATACAGCTTGATCACGGACAATATGATTTGTGCCGGTGTACCTGAAGGAGGAAAAAGCACGTGTCAG ggTGACTCAGGTGGACCAGCTCTTACAAAATACGGGCAAATTGGTGTGGTGTCATTTGGAATCGGTTGTGCTCGCCCCGGTTACCCTGGAGTCTATGCCAGAGTATCGAGTACAAACATACGCAACTGGATCCAGAATATAACTGGCATTTAA
- the LOC120623917 gene encoding trypsin-2-like, with protein sequence MVAVDIPDITSREPSLPPFYYVTDGNDNRIVGGYNTTIQEHPYQAFLLIVQGNALFQCAGSILNHRYILTAAHCIQGASKITARIGSTFANSGGMQYTSRYFRAHPFYNPMIIDYDVAYLRTMLRMELDGVNTKAIALPPSGTPVAPGTILTVSGWGATSENGNVANNLMEVRVPVVSTEQCRKSYRTITERMVCAGVPEGGEDSCGGDSGGPAVSNDVLTGIVSFGIGCARPGVPGVYTNVSSVRNWIKRNTGI encoded by the exons ATGGTGGCCGTAGACATACCAG atatcACCTCaagagaaccctccctcccaccTTTTTATTACGTGACTGATGGCAACGATAATAGAATAGTCGGCGGATACAATACAACTATACAGGAGCATCCTTACCAAGCGTTTCTGTTAATTGTCCAAGGTAACGCTTTGTTTCAATGTGCGGGATCTATTTTAAACCATCGTTACATATTGACAGCGGCCCATTGTATACAAGG AGCTTCAAAAATAACGGCCAGAATTGGCAGCACATTCGCCAACAGTGGCGGTATGCAATATACATCGCGCTATTTCCGAGCTCATCCCTTCTACAACCCTATGATTATCGATTACGATGTGGCGTATTTACGTACAATGCTACGAATGGAACTCGATGGAGTCAATACCAAAGCTATCGCGTTGCCGCCAAGTGGGACTCCTGTGGCGCCTGGAACAATTCTTACAGTATCTGGATGGGGAGCGACGTCG GAAAACGGCAATGTGGCAAATAATTTAATGGAAGTTCGTGTGCCAGTTGTATCTACAGAACAGTGCAGGAAATCCTACAGGACAATAACAGAGAGAATGGTTTGTGCTGGCGTACCAGAAGGTGGCGAAGACTCGTGTGGg gGTGATTCAGGAGGTCCAGCCGTATCAAATGATGTTCTTACAGGCATCGTTTCTTTCGGCATCGGCTGCGCACGACCTGGTGTCCCTGGAGTTTATACAAATGTGTCAAGCGTGAGAAATTGGATAAAGCGTAATACTGGCATATGA